The proteins below come from a single Papaver somniferum cultivar HN1 chromosome 11, ASM357369v1, whole genome shotgun sequence genomic window:
- the LOC113323637 gene encoding nitrilase-like protein 2, which translates to MANNSNHTVRIAAAQMTSINDLTSNFNTCSHLVKEAVAAGAKMICFPENFSFVGARDGESMKIAEPLDGPIMQKYCSLARESNIWLSLGGFQEKGPDDTHLCNAHVLIDDTGHLRSTYRKIHLFDVDIPGGAVFKESSFTEAGKNIVVVDSPVGRLGLTVCYDLRFPELYQRLRYQHQAQVLLVPAAFTKITGEAHWEILLRARAIETQCYVIAAAQAGKHNDKRESYGDTLIIDPWGKVVGRLPDRASTGIVIADIDFSLIDSVRTKMPISEHMKPLKFWNSASP; encoded by the exons ATGGCAAACAACAGCAACCACACAGTGAGAATAGCTGCTGCACAGATGACATCAATCAATGACCTAACTTCCAATTTCAATACTTGTTCTCATCTTGTAAAG GAGGCTGTTGCTGCTGGAGCAAAAATGATTTGTTTTCCagaaaacttttcttttgttGGTGCCAGAGATGGAGAAAGTATGAAAATTGCGGAACCTCTAGATGGGCCAATCATGCAAAAATATTGTTCCCTCGCTAG AGAATCCAACATATGGTTGTCACTGGGAGGATTTCAAGAGAAAGGACCTGATGATACACACTTGTGTAATGCACATGTTTTAATTGATGATACTGGGCATCTTAGGAGCACATACCGGAAAATACACTT GTTTGATGTGGATATTCCTGGCGGAGCTGTCTTCAAGGAGAGTAGTTTTACTGAAGCAG GGAAGAATATTGTCGTAGTAGATAGCCCTGTTGGGCGTTTGGGTCTAACTGTCTGCTATGATTTGAGGTTCCCGGAGCTTTACCAGCGGTTACGTTATCAGCATCAAGCACAG GTTCTCTTAGTACCTGCAGCTTTTACTAAGATAACTGGGGAGGCTCATTGGGAGATTCTCCTTCGTGCTCGTGCAATTGAAACCCAGTGCTAT GTAATTGCTGCTGCACAAGCTGGAAAGCACAATGATAAAAGAGAAAGCTATGGTGACACCTTAATTATCGACCCATGGGGAAAAGTTGTCGGTCGACTACCAG ATCGAGCTTCAACTGGTATTGTTATAGCAGATATTGACTTCTCATTAATAGATTCTGTTAGAACTAAAATGCCTATTTCAGAG CATATGAAGCCACTTAAATTCTGGAACTCTGCTTCTCCCTGA
- the LOC113323638 gene encoding uncharacterized protein LOC113323638 translates to MVVDGNGTNKWREKEMEGENNLRTLECFRGRLLAERVASKAAKDDAEFMENKLMELEKQLSTETELRNKAEKKLKLLMKKMKSASLVKSSTSTSSDLGEPEKQNSDLQISKLVQCSTSQEGISDSSITRVSRENSVCTLSNHDHQMTTTVSSSGSVGTAHSCENSDDRFFKDKPREC, encoded by the exons ATGGTCGTTGATGGTAATGGAACTAATAAATGGAG agagAAAGAGATGGAAGGAGAGAATAATTTAAGAACTTTAGAATGTTTTAGAGGAAGATTACTAGCAGAAAGAGTAGCTTCAAAAGCAGCTAAAGATGATGCAGAATTCATGGAAAACAAG TTAATGGAGCTAGAAAAACAACTAAGTACAGAGACTGAATTGAGAAACAAAGCAGAGAAGAAACTAAAGTTACtaatgaaaaagatgaaatcTGCATCACTTGTAAAGTCATCTACTAGTACTTCATCAGATCTCGGAGAACCAGAAAAGCAAAATTCTGATTTACAAATTTCTAAACTAGTACAATGTAGTACGTCACAGGAGGGAATTTCTGATAGTTCAATTACAAGAGTAAGTAGAGAAAATTCAGTATGTACTTTATCAAATCATGATCATCAAATGACAACAACTGTGAGTAGTTCGGGCTCTGTGGGTACAGCTCATTCTTGTGAGAATAGCGACGATCGTTTtttcaaggataaaccaagagAATGTTAA